From a single Leishmania infantum JPCM5 genome chromosome 36 genomic region:
- a CDS encoding putative 40S ribosomal protein SA: MTAVESGSKVLRMKESDAQKLLAMRCHIGTRNQSSAMKKYIYGRTAEGSHIIDLHMMWEKLILAARVIAAVENPKDVCVCSSRLYGTRAIYKFSQHVGTSFHGGRFIPGTFTNQIQKKFVQPRVLVVTDPRTDHQAIREASLVNIPVIALCDTDAPLEYVDIAIPCNNRGIKSIGMMYWLLAREVLRLRGTIVRSVPWEEKVDLFFYRDPNEAAEEKAAAAAAAPAAEAEEGFGWVERNDDNAWEA; this comes from the coding sequence ATGACCGCTGTGGAGTCTGGCTCGAAGGTTCTCCGGATGAAGGAGAGCGACGCGCAGAAGCTGCTGGCGATGCGCTGCCACATCGGCACGCGCAACCAGAGCAGTGCGATGAAGAAGTACATCTACGGCCGCACGGCGGAGGGTAGCCACATCATCGACTTGCACATGATGTGGGAGAAGCTGATCCTCGCTGCTCGCGTGATCGCCGCTGTGGAGAACCCGAaggacgtgtgcgtgtgctcgtcgCGCCTGTACGGCACGCGCGCCATCTACAAGTTCTCGCAGCACGTGGGCACGAGCTTCCACGGCGGCCGCTTCATCCCTGGTACGTTCACGAACCAGATCCAGAAGAAGTTCGTGCAgccgcgcgtgcttgtggtGACGGACCCGCGCACGGACCACCAGGCCATCCGCGAGGCGTCGCTGGTGAACATCCCTGTGATTGCGCTGTGCGACACGGACGCGCCGCTGGAGTACGTGGACATTGCGATCCCGTGCAACAACCGCGGCATCAAGTCGATCGGCATGATGTACTGGCTGCTTGcgcgcgaggtgctgcgcctgcgcggcacGATTGTGCGCTCGGTGCCgtgggaggagaaggtggaCCTGTTCTTCTACCGCGACCCCAACGAGgctgcggaggagaaggccgccgcggccgctgcggcgcccgccgcggaggcggaggagggcttCGGCTGGGTGGAGcgcaacgacgacaacgcGTGGGAGGCGTAA